The following proteins are encoded in a genomic region of Dioscorea cayenensis subsp. rotundata cultivar TDr96_F1 chromosome 8, TDr96_F1_v2_PseudoChromosome.rev07_lg8_w22 25.fasta, whole genome shotgun sequence:
- the LOC120267534 gene encoding dehydrin HIRD11, which produces MAGIIHKIEEKLHMGGGGGEHKKEEEQHKKVEEHKKEEEKKHHEGSGGGIVEKIKDKIHGGDEEHGEKKEKKEKKKKEKKKKEGDHHGHKSSSDSDSD; this is translated from the coding sequence atggcaGGAATAATTCACAAGATTGAAGAGAAGCTTCAcatgggaggaggaggaggagagcataagaaagaagaagaacaacataaGAAGGTGGAGGAGCacaagaaggaagaagagaagaagcacCATGAAGGAAGTGGAGGAGGTATAGTGGAGAAGATAAAGGATAAGATTCATGGAGGAGATGAAGAACAtggagagaagaaggagaagaaagagaagaagaagaaggagaagaagaagaaggaaggtgACCATCATGGCCATAAGAGCAGCAGTGACAGTGATAGTGATTAA
- the LOC120267151 gene encoding plant cysteine oxidase 2-like, which yields MTLEDVGLHSDQLFFMSKTTSNGTPRITYATVYQCNNFSMCLFFLPPRAVIPLHDHPGMTVFTKILFGSMHIKSYDWIDPIHESTHSGLAKVVMDSVFTAPSKSSILYPNAGGNIHCFTAITSCVFLDVLGPPFLDGRDCSYYKEHPSSSSSSSSSPSSADGNEVNEDNHNCWLEEIDVPKDLFRGVEYLGPKIIDA from the exons ATGACTCTTGAGGATGTTGGACTGCACTCAGATCAACTCTTCTTCATGTCTAAAACCACTTCAAATGGAACTCCAAGAATCACATATGCAACAGTATACCAGTGCAACAATTTTTCT ATGTGCTTGTTCTTTTTACCACCAAGAGCTGTAATTCCTCTTCATGATCACCCTGGCATGACTGTTTTCACCAAAATTCTTTTCGGATCAATGCATATAAAATCTTATGATTGGATTGATCCTATTCATGAATCCACTCACT CTGGTTTAGCGAAAGTTGTCATGGATTCCGTCTTCACTGCACCTAGCAAAAGCTCAATTCTGTATCCAAATGCCGGGGGAAACATTCATTGTTTCACTGCCATTACATCATGTGTTTTTCTTGATGTTCTTGGTCCTCCTTTTTTGGACGGCCGTGATTGCTCATACTACAAAGAacatccttcttcttcctcttcttcttcttcttctccttcttcgg CAGATGGCAATGAAGTAAATGAAGATAATCATAACTGTTGGTTAGAAGAAATTGATGTGCCGAAGGACTTGTTTCGCGGTGTCGAATACCTTGGACCGAAGATAATCGATGCTTGA